In the Sarcophilus harrisii chromosome 3, mSarHar1.11, whole genome shotgun sequence genome, one interval contains:
- the LOC100919236 gene encoding olfactory receptor 145-like has product MTNRVCSARSQLNVFFFSFSYPTDHSQKRMVIGNHTIVSAFILVGLTDQSELQLPLFFLFLGMYVLTVMGNLGLIILIGLNSHLHTPMYYFLFNLSLIDLCYSTVISPKMLVNFVSEKNIISYSGCMTQLYFFLFLVVSESFILSAMAYDRYVAICNPLLYNVTMSHQVCSLLLLGVYIMGFSGAMAHTGFMLRLVFCNVNIINHYMCDILPLLELSCTSTSTNELVVFIVVGIDIGVPTVTIFISYALILSSILQINSTEGRSKAFSTCSSHIIAVSLFFGSGAFMYLKPSSLLSMTQGKVSSLFYTIVVPMLNPMIYSLRNKDVKLALRKTLNRRIF; this is encoded by the coding sequence ATGACAAATAGGGTATGTAGTGCTAGATCCcagttaaatgttttttttttttctttctcctatcccACAGATCACTCCCAGAAGAGAATGGTTATAGGAAATCACACCATAGTGTCAGCATTTATTCTTGTGGGGTTAACAGATCAATCAGAGCTTCagctccccctcttcttcctgtTCCTAGGGATGTATGTTCTTACTGTTATGGGAAACCTGGGCTTGATCATTCTGATTGGACTGAATTCTCATCTTCACACCCCCATgtactattttctctttaatttgtcCCTTATAGATCTCTGTTATTCTACTGTTATTTCTCCCAAAATGTTGGTGAACTTTGTCTCAGAGAAAAACATCATCTCCTACTCCGGATGCATGACtcaactttatttctttctttttttggtggtttCTGAGTCCTTTATTCTTTCAGCTATGGCTTATGATCGTTATGTTGCTATTTGTAACcctctgctttataatgtaaCCATGTCGCACCAAGTCTGTTCTTTGCTATTATTGGGAGTATACATAATGGGGTTTTCTGGAGCCATGGCTCATACAGGTTTCATGCTGAGATTAGTTTTCTGTAATGTCAATATTATCAATCACTACATGTGTGATATACTCCCCCTCCTAGAGCTCTCATGCACCAGCACCAGCACTAATGAGTTAGTGGTTTTTATTGTTGTGGGCATTGATATTGGAGTTCCCACTGTTACCATATTTATCTCTTATGCTTTAATCCTCTCTAGCATCCTTCAAATCAACTCCACTGAGGGTAGGTCCAAAGCCTTCAGCACCTGCAGCTCCCACATAAttgctgtttctcttttctttggctCAGGAGCATTTATGTATCTCAAAccttcctcccttctatccaTGACCCAGGGAAAAGTATCTTCTTTATTCTATACCATTGTGGTGCCTATGCTGAACCCCATGATCTACAGTCTGAGAAACAAGGATGTCAAACTTGCACTGAGGAAAACTCTGAATAGAAGAATATTCTAA
- the LOC100918975 gene encoding olfactory receptor 8B3-like translates to MALKNDSSVTEFILAGLTDQPELQLPLFFLFLGIYVVTIVGNMGLIILIGINSQLHTPMYYFLFNLSFVDLCYSSVFTPKMLMNFISKKNIISYSGCMAQLYFFCFLSIVECYVLTIMAYDRYVAICNPLLYNVIMSNQVCSWLLCGAYVMGFAGAMAHTGCMLRLVFCGVHIINHYLCDILPLLQLSCTSIHVNELVVFIVVGINIIVPSVTILTSYALILSTILSIHSTEGRSKAFSTCSSHIIAVALFFGSASFMYFKPSSIGSMDQSKVSSVFYTNVGPMLNPLIYSLRNKDVQAAMRKTLRSMFSRIGVGFSC, encoded by the coding sequence ATGGCTTTGAAAAATGACTCTTCAGTGACCGAGTTCATCCTTGCAGGCTTAACAGATCAACCAGAGCTCCAACTTCCcctattctttctgtttctaggGATTTATGTAGTCACAATAGTGGGAAACATGGGATTGATCATTTTAATTGGTATTAATTCTCAGCTTCACACTCCTATGTACTATTTCCTCTTTAACTTGTCTTTTGTAGATCTCTGCTACTCTTCTGTCTTTACTCCTAAAATGCTGATGAATTTCATCTCTaagaaaaacattatttcttATTCAGGATGTATGGCTCAgctttactttttctgttttttatccatTGTGGAATGCTATGTGTTGACAATAATGGCTTATGATCGTTATGTTGCCATCTGTAATCCATTGCTGTATAATGTCATCATGTCCAATCAGGTCTGTTCATGGCTATTGTGTGGGGCATATGTAATGGGGTTTGCTGGTGCCATGGCTCATACTGGATGCATGCTGAGACTGGTCTTCTGTGGTGTTCACATCATAAATCATTACTTGTGTGAcatcctccccctcctccagctCTCCTGCACCAGCATCCATGTCAATGAGCTGGTAGTTTTCATTGTTGTAGGCATTAACATTATAGTACCTAGTGTCACCATCTTGACATCTTATGCTCTTATTCTGTCCACTATCCTAAGCATCCATTCCACTGAGGGCAGGTCCAAAGCCTTCAGCACCTGTAGCTCTCACATAATTGCTGTTGCTCTTTTCTTTGGGTCAGCTTCATTCATGTATTTCAAGCCATCCTCAATAGGGTCTATGGATCAGAGCAAAGTATCTTCAGTCTTTTACACAAATGTGGGACCTATGCTAAACCCCCTCATTTATAGTCTGAGGAATAAAGATGTTCAAGCTGCCATGAGGAAAACCTTGAGAAGCATGTTTTCCAGAATAGGAGTAGGGTTTTCATgttga
- the LOC100918717 gene encoding olfactory receptor 8B3-like: protein MVLENASSVTEFILAGLTDQPELQLPLFFLFLGTYVITIMGNLGLIILIRMNSQLHTPMYYFLFNLSFIDLCYSSVFTPKMLMNFVLKQNVISYPGCMAQLYFYSFFVISECYVLTIMAYDRYVAICNPLLYNVTMSSQVCSWLLGGAFAMGFAGAMAHTGCMLRLVFCDAHIINHYMCDILPLLQLSCTSTYVNELVVFIVVGTNIIVPSVTIFTSYALILASILSMSSTEGRSKAFSTCSSHIIVITLFFGSASFMYLQPSSSGSVDQGKIASIFYTNVGPMLNPLIYSLRNKDVQTAMRKTLRRRMFSRTGAMFS from the coding sequence ATGGTTTTGGAAAATGCCTCTTCAGTCACTGAGTTCATCCTTGCAGGCTTAACAGATCAACCAGAGCTCCAGTTACccctatttttcttgtttttgggGACCTATGTAATCACGATAATGGGAAACTTAGGATTGATCATTTTAATCAGAATGAATTCTCAGCTTCACACTCCtatgtattatttccttttcaactTATCTTTCATAGATCTCTGCTACTCCTCTGTCTTTACTCCCAAAATGTTGATGAATTTTGTCCTAAAGCAAAACGTCATCTCTTATCCAGGATGTATGGCTCAGCTctatttctactctttttttgttatttctgaaTGCTATGTGTTGACAATAATGGCTTATGATCGTTATGTTGCCATCTGTAATCCATTGCTGTATAATGTCACTATGTCCAGTCAGGTCTGCTCTTGGTTATTGGGTGGAGCATTTGCAATGGGGTTTGCTGGTGCCATGGCTCACACTGGATGCATGCTGAGACTGGTCTTCTGTGATGCCCACATCATAAACCATTATATGTGTGAcatcctccccctcctccagctCTCCTGCACCAGCACCTATGTCAATGAGCTGGTAGTTTTCATTGTTGTGGGCACTAACATTATAGTACCTAGTGTCACTATCTTTACATCTTATGCTCTTATTCTGGCCAGTATCCTGAGCATGAGCTCCACTGAGGGCAGGTCCAAAGCCTTCAGCACCTGCAGCTCCCACATAATTGTGATTACTCTTTTCTTTGGGTCAGCTTCATTCATGTATCTCCAACCCTCTTCATCAGGGTCTGTAGACCAGGGCaaaatagcttcaattttttACACAAATGTGGGGCCCATGCTAAATCCTCTCATTTATAGTTTGAGGAATAAAGATGTTCAGACTGCAATGAGGAAAACCTTGAGGAGAAGAATGTTTTCCAGAACAGGAGCAATGTTTTCATAA